A window of Trichoderma atroviride chromosome 3, complete sequence contains these coding sequences:
- a CDS encoding uncharacterized protein (EggNog:ENOG41), translated as MENESKEPVIDYQYKALKDRKSIRLLYLHTSSSYHQLPIEVSLCEFPIDACPNFSALSYAWSIDDEPVPSFRELLCDGAVIRITKNCEAALKRLRRPKQDQILWVDAVCINQADLEERSLQVLLMRQIYTQASWVALWVGDASTDIDEESGLPLSDLGMDYIHDFAVEIAERTNSGQDINQGPLYQEFIKDRQAFQYSESKVFTPRVRGLWDVFHRNWWKRLWVIQEVALAKEPALLCGLKAEPFHNLKVVIEALIRSAQPVEVLEYNTLFIAHTFHQFHVRHMIETGRMSTISPPGVKALDMLNATRNAQATDPRDKIYGILGFFGPPATDPENIFPDPDYKKPAAELYADVSRAIIVNTKKLEVLSSCYGFFKSTVPNLPSWAASWNDTPMQYFDGKIFNAAGSSNVVYEDSDDKLLMRIKGRVVDSVKRSGRIPESIGYSNEACIELWRYWWKFASALDSYPTGESVVDVFEDTLCWGSSLDYTRLQPGDNKESFDAWLKILIGADDTGTAAKHIFNGGESFKYAHRATSVTWGAQYEHNRQGVPGYGAHSDQSRGQDCHFPGL; from the coding sequence ATGGAAAATGAAAGCAAAGAGCCTGTTATTGACTACCAGTACAAGGCACTAAAAGATCGCAAATCGATCCGACTTCTGTACCTACACACATCTAGTTCGTATCACCAGCTACCTATCGAAGTCTCCCTCTGCGAATTTCCTATCGATGCCTGTCCAAACTTCAGCGCACTGTCTTATGCATGGTCAATTGATGATGAGCCTGTCCCATCGTTTCGAGAATTGCTCTGCGATGGGGCTGTTATCAGAATAACAAAAAATTGTGAGGCCGCACTAAAGAGACTACGACGGCCGAAACAAGACCAAATACTTTGGGTTGATGCGGTGTGTATCAACCAAGCCGATCTTGAAGAAAGAAGTCTCCAAGTTCTCTTGATGCGCCAAATATATACACAGGCGTCTTGGGTCGCTTTGTGGGTTGGCGACGCATCTACAGACATCGACGAGGAGTCTGGCTTGCCTCTTTCAGATCTGGGGATGGACTATATCCATGACTTTGCAGTTGAGATTGCAGAAAGAACAAATTCAGGCCAAGATATAAATCAAGGACCACTTTATCAAGAGTTTATAAAAGACCGGCAAGCATTCCAATATTCGGAAAGCAAAGTCTTCACACCTCGAGTACGCGGCCTTTGGGATGTCTTTCATCGGAATTGGTGGAAAAGATTATGGGTTATTCAAGAAGTTGCTTTGGCCAAAGAGCCAGCCTTGCTATGCGGCTTAAAAGCAGAGCCATTCCATAATCTCAAAGTTGTCATCGAGGCCCTGATCAGATCCGCGCAGCCGGTCGAAGTCCTGGAGTACAACACCCTCTTTATCGCACACACGTTTCATCAGTTCCATGTACGACACATGATTGAGACTGGTAGAATGAGCACGATATCACCTCCTGGGGTAAAGGCACTCGATATGCTAAACGCCACCCGCAATGCGCAAGCTACAGATCCCCGAGACAAGATATACGGCAtccttggcttctttggcccTCCAGCAACGGATCCGGAGAATATCTTCCCAGATCCGGATTATAAAAAGCCTGCTGCAGAGCTCTATGCTGATGTCTCGCGAGCCATAATCGTCAACACCAAGAAGTTGGAGGTCTTGAGCTCATGCTATGGCTTCTTTAAGTCAACGGTTCCTAATCTACCCTCGTGGGCAGCATCGTGGAACGATACTCCTATGCAGTATTTTGATGGGAAAATCTTCAACGCGGCAGGCTCTTCTAACGTCGTCTATGAAGACTCCGACGATAAGCTGCTCATGCGAATAAAAGGTAGGGTCGTTGACTCCGTGAAACGCTCAGGTCGAATACCAGAGTCAATAGGATATAGCAATGAGGCATGCATCGAGCTATGGCGCTACTGGTGGAAGTTTGCTTCTGCATTAGATTCCTATCCAACTGGAGAGTCTGTTGTCGACGTATTTGAAGATACACTTTGCTGGGGGAGCAGCTTGGATTATACCCGACTACAACCTGGGGACAACAAAGAGAGCTTTGACGCTTGGTTAAAAATATTGATCGGGGCAGATGACACAGGTACAGCCGCCAAGCATATTTTTAATGGCGGAGAGTCGTTCAAGTATGCTCATAGAGCTACCTCGGTCACTTGGGGGGCGCAATATGAGCATAACCGACAAGGGGTACCTGGCTATGGTGCCCATAGTGACCAAAGCCGAGGACAAGATTGTCATTTTCCAGGGCTCTAA
- a CDS encoding uncharacterized protein (EggNog:ENOG41~MEROPS:MER0047718~SECRETED:SignalP(1-17)), producing MKVKAAFSLLAVTGSAASLSTVQPAQKPNITVVPNAYIIEFQPDFHPSLQPLQRFAQTPVGVKAGYQLRHEFNSSDIFSGVSVTFHSDVDLESVRKANGVKNAWHVTIVPRPEPYFRNGSPKVLSTRSSTQSTAGSSNTTLPNLRGVSGVNQPLLSANIQKLHDEGIRGKGVQIGIIDSGVDYRHPALGGGFGPGFKIAFGWDFVGDNYTGSNTPMPSPDPLATCPSGGHGTHTLGILAMEDPDDEGFGLIGGAPDATIGAYRILSCLGSGTPNDIIISAMLRAAQDGADVISMSIGIIGDLWEALNPFEPVVTQLAQKGVAVVAAVGNFGPAIYSASIPGICKDALSVGAVENAVYPTHYQAHDEKHRLLDYISVLPFPAKSEQDVFVLGTGLGIPINDTVASGCYQPAWDAAANATVDWSTTILLVSFTDDCGNSWFQAQDLGVSTIMAYLTSEDQLIELDEPENDNPPGTLWLTYNSSKAIVENIKGLSPNETYSLQFVSTASQSQQLIADPLGKFVDSFSSLGPTIEMTMHPKIASPGGTILSTWPLEAGGYAIVSGTSMATPLAAASYALLKSQFPHLTVAQLFDRLKTAASPLPEYNSTIPFTSTLRQGAGMLDVYAAVKADSTISPSEFSLRDSASPPPQNITITNDSKQANHYTISHDPAAFLRAHENYLAGEPNFDTNSAYTPHSVPASAQFSTTKLTLQPGESTTITVHITPQPDKYPYSTPVYSGFIRISSDNNVYSIPYMGLPYSRDAVGPITQNATTTIPYASPQVLSAPGDQQNVFSAKATTPNIDTYHWKANASESIIPFLRIDIGLPSKHILYELVPANTTFVPTIYGFDPSVKIDYQDTPQPILPGFLGVPTYGTIKEYNLTDVRGSSATGFYYFFTSPTLSNNGVTYNITSGDYRPLGRALKWNGNETNPDDYESYLGPVIRADIPADVFPSR from the exons ATGAAGGTCAAGGCCGCCTTTAGCCTGCTGGCCGTAACTGGCAGCGCAGCATCGCTCTCGACTGTGCAACCGGCACAGAAGCCTAACATCACCGTGGTTCCCAATGCATACATTATCGAGTTTCAGCCAGATTTCCATCCCTCTTTGCAACCTCTGCAACGCTTTGCCCAGACTCCTGTAGGCGTCAAAGCAGGCTACCAACTTCGCCATGAATTCAACTCGTCTGATATCTTCTCTGGAGTTTCGGTCACCTTTCACTCAGACGTCGACCTTGAGTCTGTCAGGAAGGCCAATGGAGTCAAGAACGCCTGGCATGTGACGATTGTCCCTCGGCCTGAGCCGTATTTCAGAAACGGTAGCCCGAAAGTCCTGTCTACCAGGAGCAGTACCCAATCGACCGCTGGCAGTAGCAATACGACTTTGCCCAATCTACGAGGTGTTAGCGGCGTGAACCAGCCCCTGCTTTCTGCCAACATTCAGAAGCTTCACGACGAAGGTATTCGAGGCAAGGGGGTCCAGATCGGCATCATTGACTCCGGTGTCGATTATCGACACCCCGCGCTTGGCGGAGGCTTTGGACCCGGCTTCAAAATTGCTTTCGGTTGGGATTTCGTGGGCGATAACTACACCGGCTCCAATACTCCTATGCCTAGTCCTGATCCGCTGGCAACATGCCCTAGCGGTGGACATGGAACTCACACCCTTg GAATATTGGCCATGGAAGATCCCGACGATGAAGGCTTCGGTCTCATTGGAGGGGCTCCCGATGCCACAATAGGAGCTTACAGAATCTTGAGCTGTCTGGGCTCTGGCACACCCAACGACATTATTATCAGCGCCATGCTTCGAGCCGCTCAAGACGGCGCAGACGTGATATCCATGTCTATTGGAATCATCGGCGACCTATGGGAAGCTCTCAACCCTTTTGAACCAGTGGTCACTCAGCTCGCACAGAAGGGAGTCGCGGTTGTGGCAGCCGTTGGCAACTTTGGCCCTGCAATCTATAGTGCATCGATTCCTGGTATTTGCAAAGACGCGCTCAGTGTAGGGGCCGTGGAGAATGCAGTATATCCGACTCATTACCAGGCCCATGATGAGAAACACAGATTGCTGGATTATATATCGGTACTCCCTTTTCCGGCAAAGAGCGAGCAGGACGTCTTCGTGCTTGGAACTGGGCTTGGAATACCGATCAATGATACTGTCGCCAGTGGCTGCTACCAACCAGCTTGGGATGCAGCGGCTAATGCAACTGTTGATTGGAGCACAACTATATTGTTGGTATCCTTCACGGATGATTGCGGGAATAGTTGGTTTCAAGCTCAGGATTTGGGCGTCTCAACTATCATGGCTTACCTCACAAGCGAAGATCAACTCATCGAGCTAGATGAGCCTGAAAACGACAACCCCCCCGGAACCTTGTGGTTGACCTACAATAGCTCAAAAGCAATTGTGGAAAATATTAAAGGCCTATCACCCAACGAGACGTATAGCCTGCAATTTGTTTCAACAGCTTCGCAATCTCAGCAGCTCATTGCTGACCCACTAGGAAAGTTTGTGGATTCATTCTCGAGCCTTGGTCCCACCATCGAGATGACAATGCATCCCAAAATCGCTTCGCCCGGAGGCACAATTCTATCAACATGGCCGCTTGAGGCGGGTGGTTACGCCATTGTATCGGGAACGTCCATGGCAACGCCGCTTGCAGCTGCGAGTTATGCGCTTCTCAAGAGCCAATTCCCTCATCTAACTGTGGCACAACTCTTTGATCGTCTCAAGACGGCCGCTTCTCCGCTCCCGGAATACAACTCCACAATACCATTCACTTCCACGCTTCGCCAAGGTGCTGGGATGCTGGACGTTTATGCTGCTGTCAAGGCTGATTCAACAATAAGTCCTTCGGAATTCAGCTTGAGGGACTCTGCGAGTCCACCACCTCAGAATATAACTATAACAAACGACTCAAAGCAAGCAAATCATTACACAATCAGCCACGATCCAGCTGCATTTCTTCGAGCCCATGAAAATTACTTGGCCGGCGAACCAAACTTTGACACGAATAGTGCCTATACTCCGCATTCTGTCCCTGCATCTGCTCAATTCTCAACGACCAAGCTGACTCTCCAGCCTGGCGAATCAACCACTATTACAGTGCATATTACACCCCAACCGGACAAGTATCCGTACTCGACGCCCGTCTATAGTGGATTCATTAGGATTTCAAGCGATAACAATGTCTACTCGATTCCATATATGGGATTGCCATACAGCAGAGACGCTGTTGGCCCGATAACACAGAATGCCACGACAACAATACCTTACGCTAGTCCGCAGGTCTTGTCTGCTCCAGGCGATCAGCAAAACGTCTTCTCGGCCAAGGCAACTACACCGAACATCGACACATATCATTGGAAAGCAAATGCCTCGGAATCTATCATCCCCTTCTTAAGGATAGATATCGGTTTGCCGTCGAAACACATCCTCTACGAACTCGTCCCCGCTAACACCACTTTTGTCCCGACCATCTATGGTTTTGATCCCTCCGTCAAGATTGACTACCAAGACACGCCGCAGCCCATCTTGCCTGGCTTCCTTGGTGTACCAACGTATGGCACAATAAAGGAAT